One stretch of Methylococcus capsulatus DNA includes these proteins:
- a CDS encoding cytochrome P460 family protein, whose product MNKLSFLLGGLLVVSAALGAAETKVNYPEGFRSWYHVKSMVIQPGHPLENPFGGIHHVYANAEAIQGLKSGNYPDGAVLVFDLFDYLEDNHALVEGKRKLVGVMERDAKRFAATGGWGYEGFGEGKPDKRLVTDGGQGCFGCHAAQKDSQYVFSKLRD is encoded by the coding sequence ATGAACAAGTTATCGTTTTTGCTCGGGGGACTCCTGGTTGTTTCCGCCGCCCTCGGCGCGGCCGAGACCAAGGTGAACTACCCCGAGGGGTTTCGCAGTTGGTACCATGTCAAATCCATGGTGATCCAGCCGGGGCATCCACTGGAAAATCCCTTCGGCGGGATCCACCACGTTTATGCCAACGCCGAGGCTATTCAGGGGCTCAAAAGCGGCAACTACCCGGACGGCGCGGTATTGGTGTTCGACCTGTTCGACTACCTGGAGGACAACCACGCGCTGGTGGAGGGCAAGCGCAAGCTGGTCGGGGTGATGGAACGCGATGCCAAGCGTTTTGCCGCCACCGGCGGTTGGGGCTATGAAGGATTCGGCGAAGGCAAGCCCGACAAGCGCCTGGTCACCGATGGCGGGCAAGGGTGTTTCGGCTGCCACGCCGCGCAGAAAGACAGCCAATACGTGTTCTCCAAGCTCCGGGACTGA
- a CDS encoding ADP-ribosylglycohydrolase family protein, whose protein sequence is MSLHPSVSPRRSAIAGGLYGLLIGDAIGRCYEFKSAAELPPPEAIAMRPPCGYPATYPFVPAGTWTDDGAQALALLDSLLESGRLDLDDFGARLLAWCDEGVYTPDGQVFDIGIQTARAFSRMRAGIPAARAGDAHERANGNGALMRVLPLALWHRSDDAELVRLAIEQGRLTTATPAAA, encoded by the coding sequence TTGTCCCTCCACCCTTCCGTGTCTCCGCGCCGCAGTGCCATAGCCGGCGGTTTGTACGGATTACTGATCGGCGATGCCATCGGCCGCTGCTACGAATTCAAATCCGCCGCCGAATTGCCGCCGCCCGAAGCCATCGCCATGCGACCTCCGTGCGGCTACCCCGCCACTTATCCGTTCGTTCCCGCCGGTACCTGGACCGACGATGGGGCCCAAGCGCTGGCCCTGCTCGACTCGCTGCTCGAAAGCGGCCGGCTCGATCTGGACGACTTCGGCGCCCGCCTCCTGGCCTGGTGCGACGAGGGGGTCTACACTCCCGACGGGCAGGTGTTCGACATCGGCATTCAGACCGCCCGCGCATTCAGCCGGATGCGGGCCGGAATACCCGCAGCCCGGGCCGGCGACGCGCACGAACGTGCCAACGGCAACGGGGCCTTGATGCGGGTGCTGCCGCTGGCGCTCTGGCATCGGAGCGATGACGCGGAACTGGTCCGGCTGGCAATCGAGCAGGGTAGGCTCACCACGGCCACCCCCGCAGCGGCGTGA
- a CDS encoding IS3 family transposase produces MCRIFEISRSGFYEWTGRPESVRKQADNRVTGEIEQSFEDSRQTYGTRRIQDALDRQGQRVSRARIGRLMRQQGLCCKTRRRFRATTNANPSLPVAPNHLNRQFQVAEPDRVDVGDITYGATGEGWLYLAVFLDRFSRQVVGWALSAWMTADLGLDALQMARWRRRPGRACWCIRIAAASTPQAASRRC; encoded by the coding sequence ATGTGCCGGATTTTCGAGATCTCCCGGAGCGGGTTTTACGAATGGACCGGTCGGCCTGAAAGCGTCCGCAAGCAGGCGGACAACCGCGTGACAGGTGAGATCGAGCAGTCCTTCGAGGACAGTCGCCAAACCTACGGAACGCGGCGGATCCAGGACGCGTTGGACCGGCAGGGGCAGCGGGTCAGTCGTGCCCGGATCGGCCGCCTGATGCGCCAGCAGGGGCTGTGCTGCAAGACCCGCCGGCGGTTTCGGGCGACCACGAACGCGAACCCCAGCCTGCCGGTGGCGCCCAACCATCTGAATCGGCAGTTTCAGGTGGCCGAGCCGGATCGGGTCGATGTGGGCGACATCACCTATGGGGCCACCGGCGAAGGCTGGCTCTACCTGGCGGTGTTTCTGGACCGGTTCTCGCGCCAGGTGGTGGGCTGGGCCCTGTCGGCCTGGATGACGGCGGATTTAGGTCTAGATGCCCTGCAGATGGCCCGCTGGCGCCGCCGGCCCGGAAGGGCCTGCTGGTGCATTCGGATCGCGGCAGCCAGTACGCCTCAGGCCGCTTCCAGGCGCTGCTGA